The Rhizobium sp. WSM4643 genome window below encodes:
- a CDS encoding Crp/Fnr family transcriptional regulator gives MLAMDEFLGRLELFEGLDAKDSNSILGLAELRSFSPNEDIVGEGQPGSHLFCVLTGLVRLTKRESSGREVDVCVCEPGDAFGEYLVPCEDGSYEHGAKAAEFTEVVMFDLAGLRALANDRQAIQRNIMRIMARHLLGAFNCIAGDRLHTAAQRVANYFLSRCLATTSQVTFRLPYQKRVLAGKLGLAPEALSRAFAALAEVGVDVRGRTVRIESMAMLRLAC, from the coding sequence ATGTTAGCGATGGACGAATTTCTGGGACGGCTGGAGCTCTTCGAAGGTCTGGACGCCAAAGACTCAAACAGCATTCTGGGGCTGGCCGAACTGAGGTCATTTTCGCCAAACGAAGACATCGTCGGCGAGGGGCAGCCGGGCTCTCACCTCTTCTGCGTCCTGACCGGGCTCGTCCGACTGACCAAGAGGGAATCGTCGGGACGGGAGGTGGACGTGTGCGTCTGCGAGCCGGGGGACGCATTTGGCGAATACTTGGTACCGTGTGAGGACGGAAGCTACGAGCACGGCGCCAAGGCGGCCGAATTCACCGAGGTCGTCATGTTCGACTTGGCCGGACTGAGGGCGCTTGCGAACGATCGTCAGGCGATCCAGCGTAATATCATGCGCATTATGGCGCGACATCTGCTCGGCGCGTTCAACTGCATTGCCGGCGATCGGCTGCACACCGCCGCTCAAAGGGTCGCCAACTACTTTCTTAGCCGCTGCCTGGCCACCACGTCGCAGGTGACTTTCCGTCTTCCATATCAGAAACGTGTCCTTGCAGGGAAGCTCGGGCTGGCTCCGGAGGCATTGTCGAGGGCCTTTGCTGCGCTCGCCGAAGTTGGAGTGGATGTGAGGGGGCGGACGGTCCGCATCGAGAGCATGGCCATGCTTCGCCTGGCCTGCTGA
- the ccoS gene encoding cbb3-type cytochrome oxidase assembly protein CcoS, with translation MNMLIYLIPIALVMGGVGLTAFLWSLKSGQYDDLQGAAWRVLADDEIDPPLH, from the coding sequence ATGAACATGCTGATCTATCTCATTCCAATAGCTCTCGTCATGGGAGGCGTAGGCCTTACAGCCTTTCTCTGGTCGCTTAAGAGCGGCCAATACGACGATCTCCAAGGCGCAGCGTGGCGGGTGCTCGCCGATGACGAGATCGATCCACCGCTTCACTAG
- a CDS encoding cation-translocating P-type ATPase: MTCCAMNAEGVLAMSARSFSAEEIALASHSLGDGLQQLELSVPDAHCGGCISSIETALSALPFVRTARVNLTSRRVTCVYAEMDDGARIDPTGIVSAIAAAGYSAHLSTANAAETDGARNQLLLAVGISGFAAANIMLLSVSVWSGADAATRDLFHWISAMIAAPALVYAGRFFFQSAWNALKHGRTNMDVPISLAVTLSYAVSLWETAHHGEHAWFDATVSLLFFLLIGRTLDHVMREKARAAINGLARLAPRGALLLSCDGSRRYVSVAEIAVGSEILIAPGDRIPVDGVVLSGESDLDLSIVTGESSPVAIAKGGEVASGAMNLTGALVVQATKLARNSLLAEIISLMEAAEGGRAGYRRIADRAAALYSPVVHLLAAISFLGWGLLGGDWKQAMLVAVAVLIITCPCALGLAVPVVQVVAAGHLFRKGVMVKDGSALERLAEIDTVAFDKTGTLTIGRPRLVRTETSHEASVATAAGLAIHSRHPLSQALARDLAATAAQFDRVTEIPGGGLEGLRGDSVYRLGNAAFAGVPASTPAAGGSLSEVVLAINGSVLARFFLEDTLRPGAAEAVRQLAGAGLHTLILSGDRRSVVDGVARLVGIQRALGALTPKAKVEECQRLAGDGRKVLMVGDGINDAPALAAAHVSMAPASASDIGRQASDLVFFSERLDAVPEAIRIARRSATLIRQNFALAIAYNVLAVPIAIAGLATPLIAAVAMSTSSIIVVSNALRLNSPGTRARAVKAQRPAASTGEIPA, encoded by the coding sequence ATGACATGCTGCGCAATGAATGCCGAAGGCGTGTTGGCGATGAGCGCGAGATCCTTCAGCGCAGAGGAGATAGCGCTCGCCAGCCATTCATTAGGCGACGGGCTTCAGCAGCTTGAGCTCAGCGTACCCGATGCCCACTGTGGCGGCTGCATCTCGTCCATAGAGACCGCGCTCTCGGCATTGCCGTTCGTCCGCACGGCCCGCGTCAACCTGACGTCGCGCCGCGTCACATGCGTCTATGCCGAGATGGACGATGGCGCGCGAATCGATCCGACCGGCATAGTTTCTGCGATAGCCGCCGCTGGCTACAGCGCACATCTGTCCACAGCAAACGCCGCAGAGACCGATGGCGCCAGGAACCAGCTTTTGCTGGCGGTCGGCATTTCGGGATTCGCGGCCGCCAACATCATGCTACTTTCGGTTTCGGTCTGGTCCGGCGCGGACGCCGCGACAAGGGATCTTTTCCACTGGATCTCGGCGATGATCGCGGCCCCCGCACTTGTCTACGCCGGACGGTTTTTCTTCCAGTCCGCGTGGAACGCGCTCAAGCATGGCCGGACCAACATGGACGTTCCCATCTCGCTGGCAGTGACGCTCTCCTACGCCGTCTCGTTATGGGAGACGGCGCACCACGGAGAGCACGCATGGTTCGACGCCACGGTCTCCCTCCTGTTTTTTCTTCTGATCGGCAGAACCTTAGACCATGTCATGCGGGAAAAGGCCCGCGCTGCGATCAACGGACTGGCGAGGCTCGCGCCGCGCGGAGCGCTTCTCCTGTCATGCGATGGATCGCGTCGATACGTATCCGTCGCTGAAATCGCAGTGGGTAGCGAAATCCTGATCGCGCCGGGGGATCGCATCCCTGTCGACGGGGTCGTCTTGAGCGGAGAAAGCGATCTGGACCTGTCGATCGTGACCGGCGAAAGCAGTCCCGTCGCGATCGCAAAGGGTGGCGAAGTCGCTTCGGGGGCCATGAATCTTACGGGCGCATTAGTCGTTCAGGCGACGAAGCTCGCCCGGAATTCTCTGCTCGCGGAGATAATTTCCCTGATGGAGGCGGCTGAGGGCGGCAGGGCCGGCTACAGACGCATCGCCGATCGCGCCGCGGCGCTTTACTCGCCGGTAGTGCATCTGCTGGCGGCAATCTCCTTCCTTGGGTGGGGTCTATTGGGAGGGGACTGGAAACAGGCCATGCTGGTCGCCGTTGCAGTGCTGATTATCACTTGCCCATGCGCGCTGGGACTTGCTGTTCCAGTGGTCCAGGTCGTGGCTGCGGGACATCTTTTCCGCAAGGGCGTAATGGTGAAGGATGGCTCCGCGCTTGAACGGCTGGCCGAGATCGACACCGTAGCCTTCGACAAGACCGGGACGCTCACCATCGGCCGGCCGAGGCTTGTTCGGACTGAAACATCCCATGAGGCGTCCGTTGCCACTGCGGCAGGTCTCGCGATTCATTCGAGGCATCCTTTGTCTCAGGCCTTGGCGCGCGATCTTGCCGCCACTGCAGCACAGTTCGATCGCGTGACCGAAATTCCCGGCGGAGGGCTCGAAGGTTTGCGGGGGGATTCGGTCTACCGACTGGGCAACGCAGCGTTCGCCGGCGTTCCCGCTTCTACTCCGGCCGCCGGAGGCTCGCTGTCGGAGGTCGTGCTTGCAATCAACGGTTCTGTTCTAGCGCGCTTCTTTTTGGAGGACACCCTTCGGCCGGGCGCTGCGGAGGCGGTCAGACAGCTCGCCGGCGCCGGGTTGCATACACTGATCCTTTCCGGCGACCGCCGCAGTGTGGTCGACGGCGTGGCCCGTCTTGTCGGAATCCAGCGCGCGCTCGGAGCTCTCACGCCGAAGGCAAAGGTCGAGGAGTGCCAGCGACTGGCGGGCGACGGTCGCAAGGTGCTGATGGTGGGCGACGGGATCAACGACGCCCCCGCGCTCGCAGCCGCTCATGTCTCGATGGCGCCGGCGAGCGCATCGGACATTGGCCGACAGGCATCCGATCTCGTGTTCTTCAGCGAGCGGCTCGACGCCGTTCCTGAGGCGATCCGCATTGCAAGACGTTCGGCAACCCTCATACGACAGAATTTCGCACTCGCCATTGCCTACAACGTCCTGGCGGTTCCGATCGCCATCGCCGGGCTGGCGACGCCACTGATCGCGGCGGTGGCGATGTCGACGTCCTCGATCATCGTTGTCAGCAACGCCTTAAGGCTTAACTCGCCAGGCACCCGCGCGCGTGCCGTAAAGGCGCAGCGGCCGGCCGCCTCCACAGGGGAAATCCCGGCATGA
- a CDS encoding FixH family protein, with product MSIPSKEFTGRHMLMTTVAFFTVVIGVNVTMALYASSSWSGLVVENTYVASQEFNRKAAEAKTMAASGVVGKLSFLHGAIHYDIRNRDGSPAAVDEVAANFKRPVGDHEDFHVAFAKVSEGRFEATHRLTSGDWIVEIVSRRDGKVVMHEADRIDTGGSGQ from the coding sequence ATGAGCATTCCATCGAAAGAATTCACGGGCCGGCACATGCTGATGACCACGGTCGCCTTCTTCACCGTCGTGATCGGCGTGAACGTGACCATGGCCCTCTACGCGTCCTCGAGTTGGAGTGGACTGGTCGTCGAGAACACCTACGTCGCCAGCCAGGAGTTCAACCGCAAGGCCGCCGAAGCGAAGACGATGGCGGCCTCCGGCGTCGTCGGCAAGCTCTCTTTTCTGCATGGCGCGATCCACTACGACATCCGCAACCGCGACGGCTCACCCGCCGCGGTCGACGAGGTCGCCGCGAATTTCAAGCGACCCGTCGGTGACCATGAGGACTTCCATGTCGCCTTCGCCAAAGTGAGCGAAGGCAGGTTCGAAGCGACCCACCGGCTGACTTCGGGAGACTGGATCGTCGAGATTGTCTCTCGCCGCGACGGCAAGGTCGTCATGCACGAGGCCGACCGGATCGATACCGGAGGATCTGGCCAATGA
- the ccoG gene encoding cytochrome c oxidase accessory protein CcoG has translation MNLYTAPDPKDVRRIDAEPVNARKNREPLYAARKKVFPKRAEGRFRRFKWIVMLITLGIYYLSPWIRWDRGPYAPDQAILIDLSTRRFFFFFIEIWPQEFYYVAGLLVMAGFGLFLVTSAVGRAWCGYACPQTVWVDLFLVVERAIEGDRNARMKLDAGAWTFEKIRKRLLKHAIWLIIGVATGGAWIFYFADAPTLVVSFVTGSAPAVAYATVATLAATTYVLGGLMREQVCTYMCPWPRIQGAMLDENSLVVTYNDWRGEQRSRHAKKAQALGQPVGDCVDCNACVAVCPMGIDIRDGQQMECITCALCIDACDGVMDKLGKPRGLIAYATLSEYAGNMSIATDGGMKPVQPAKVRNPDGSFVDGVRHFDWRIIFRPRILFYATVWSLIGIAMVVHLSMRGRLELNVVHDRNPQYVLESEGSIRNGYTLRVLNMVPAPRKIELKISGLEGATMRIPELGKAEARSFTIDAAPDVATTLKVFVTNRTGADVIDEFLFTVEDSEHADRATYRAAFNSPGAAR, from the coding sequence ATGAATCTCTATACAGCTCCTGATCCAAAAGATGTGCGCCGGATCGACGCCGAACCTGTGAACGCGCGCAAGAACCGCGAGCCGTTGTACGCAGCGCGAAAGAAGGTGTTCCCGAAGCGGGCGGAGGGACGATTCCGTCGGTTCAAGTGGATCGTGATGCTGATCACGCTCGGCATCTACTATCTGTCCCCCTGGATACGGTGGGATCGCGGTCCTTACGCGCCCGACCAGGCAATCCTCATCGACTTGTCCACGCGTCGGTTCTTCTTCTTCTTCATCGAGATCTGGCCGCAGGAATTCTACTACGTCGCCGGTCTTCTCGTCATGGCTGGGTTTGGACTGTTTCTCGTCACGTCCGCAGTTGGCCGCGCATGGTGCGGCTATGCCTGCCCGCAAACCGTCTGGGTCGATCTCTTCCTGGTCGTGGAACGGGCCATCGAGGGCGATCGCAATGCGAGAATGAAGCTCGACGCAGGCGCCTGGACTTTCGAAAAGATACGGAAGCGTCTCCTGAAGCATGCAATCTGGCTGATCATCGGTGTCGCGACGGGCGGCGCCTGGATCTTCTATTTTGCCGATGCGCCGACCCTCGTCGTCTCCTTCGTCACCGGCTCCGCGCCTGCCGTCGCCTACGCGACCGTCGCCACCCTGGCCGCCACCACCTATGTGCTTGGCGGTCTGATGCGCGAGCAGGTCTGCACGTACATGTGCCCATGGCCGCGCATCCAGGGCGCGATGCTGGATGAGAACTCCCTTGTGGTGACCTACAACGACTGGCGTGGCGAGCAGCGGTCGCGTCACGCGAAGAAGGCGCAGGCACTGGGGCAGCCGGTCGGCGACTGCGTCGACTGCAACGCGTGCGTGGCGGTCTGTCCGATGGGAATAGACATCCGCGACGGGCAGCAGATGGAGTGCATCACATGCGCTCTCTGCATCGATGCATGCGACGGCGTCATGGATAAGCTCGGCAAGCCCCGCGGTCTCATTGCCTATGCGACACTCAGCGAATATGCCGGAAACATGTCGATCGCGACGGACGGCGGGATGAAACCCGTACAGCCGGCGAAGGTCCGTAATCCCGATGGATCCTTCGTAGACGGCGTCAGGCACTTCGACTGGCGTATCATCTTCCGTCCGCGCATACTGTTCTACGCCACCGTCTGGAGCCTGATCGGCATTGCCATGGTAGTGCACCTGTCGATGCGGGGCCGTCTCGAACTCAACGTCGTTCATGACCGGAACCCACAGTACGTCCTGGAGAGCGAGGGTTCCATTCGCAACGGATATACGCTGCGAGTTCTCAACATGGTTCCCGCCCCCAGAAAGATCGAATTGAAGATCTCCGGTCTGGAGGGTGCGACGATGCGGATCCCGGAACTCGGCAAGGCTGAGGCCCGCAGCTTCACCATCGACGCCGCCCCTGACGTCGCTACGACCCTGAAGGTCTTCGTGACGAACCGGACCGGTGCCGACGTCATCGACGAGTTCCTCTTCACGGTGGAGGATTCGGAGCACGCCGACAGGGCCACCTACCGCGCTGCGTTCAATTCTCCAGGAGCCGCAAGATGA